The Kitasatospora setae KM-6054 genome contains a region encoding:
- a CDS encoding ABC transporter substrate-binding protein: MPPPLSRRAALAGLGAALLAGCGPHLPLPDAQPLPEGPDGTGLPPTGTPTPVQPSPSPRPDITLTDADGQVTVPGGAVRVVVLDTAELDSAMTLGITPVGAAKAPLDAALPGYWPASRLAEVTVVGDIAAVPDTAAIGALRPQLILTNRTRDAAHAAALRAVAPTVLTRTTGAPWKDGFQLHAAALDRREQAAAVLAAYARHLDQARRALSAAGAAGQRISLVRFVEGSPAVRLYARQNFPGSVLDDLQLPRPDPQNTDSFAAEAAPDQLAAADGDLLLYASYGDPARNGLSTALASPAWRNLAAVRAHRAFRIDDQLWFQGIGYTGAHFLIAELLHLLGAN, translated from the coding sequence GTGCCACCCCCGCTGTCCCGCCGCGCCGCCCTCGCCGGGCTCGGCGCCGCCCTGCTGGCCGGCTGCGGCCCGCACCTGCCGCTCCCCGACGCCCAGCCGCTGCCCGAGGGCCCCGACGGCACCGGGCTTCCCCCGACCGGCACCCCCACGCCCGTCCAACCCAGCCCCAGCCCGCGCCCCGACATCACCCTGACCGACGCGGACGGCCAGGTCACCGTGCCCGGCGGCGCGGTCCGGGTCGTCGTCCTGGACACCGCCGAGCTCGACTCCGCGATGACCCTCGGCATCACCCCCGTCGGCGCCGCCAAGGCCCCGCTGGACGCCGCCCTGCCCGGCTACTGGCCCGCCTCCCGGCTCGCCGAGGTCACCGTGGTCGGCGACATCGCGGCCGTCCCCGACACCGCGGCGATCGGCGCGCTGCGCCCGCAGCTGATCCTCACCAACCGGACCCGCGACGCCGCCCACGCCGCCGCGCTGCGGGCCGTCGCCCCCACCGTGCTGACCCGGACCACCGGCGCCCCCTGGAAGGACGGCTTCCAGCTCCACGCCGCCGCCCTGGACCGGCGCGAGCAGGCCGCCGCCGTCCTCGCCGCCTACGCACGCCACCTCGACCAGGCCCGCCGCGCCCTCTCCGCCGCCGGCGCCGCCGGACAGCGGATCAGCCTGGTCCGGTTCGTCGAGGGCTCCCCCGCCGTCCGCCTCTACGCCCGGCAGAACTTCCCCGGCAGCGTCCTGGACGACCTCCAACTGCCCCGCCCCGACCCGCAGAACACCGACAGCTTCGCCGCCGAGGCCGCCCCCGACCAGCTCGCCGCCGCCGACGGCGACCTGCTGCTGTACGCGAGCTACGGCGACCCCGCCCGCAACGGCCTCAGCACCGCCCTCGCCTCCCCCGCCTGGCGGAACCTGGCCGCCGTCCGCGCCCACCGCGCCTTCCGGATCGACGACCAGCTCTGGTTCCAGGGCATCGGCTACACCGGCGCGCACTTCCTGATCGCCGAACTCCTCCACCTGCTCGGCGCGAACTGA
- a CDS encoding alpha/beta hydrolase translates to MGLTSHKVLALSALLSVLMVAGTVRLWPRLAGSGWRVVLGRLGTIVATQLSVLCTLALVANNSFAFYSSWDDLLGTGENQPVTIQGQLSGRTAVVQSLSTEHVRDTGATGRAPEQSGRLEKVRLPGASTGLTTEGYVYLPPEYFQSAYQGRRFPAEIAITGFPGDAKNLVSKLNYPSVQLKLVQQGKAKPTVLVLMRPSPAMPRDTECEDVPGGPQADRYFSADVPAALRATYRIADGPGSLGVIGNSTGGYCALKLAMRHPDVFAAGVSMSGYYKAAEDATTGDLFGGDQGRRDQADLEWRLAHLPAPATALLVGGSREGDGDYHEQTERFRAAAKGSATKVAVITLDSGGHNFTTWSRMLPASLGWLSDHLAAPA, encoded by the coding sequence ATGGGGCTGACCAGTCACAAGGTGCTGGCACTGTCGGCGCTGCTGTCGGTGCTGATGGTGGCGGGTACGGTCCGGCTGTGGCCCCGGCTGGCGGGGAGCGGCTGGCGGGTGGTGCTCGGCCGGCTCGGCACGATCGTCGCCACCCAGCTCTCGGTGCTCTGCACGCTCGCCCTGGTGGCCAACAACTCGTTCGCGTTCTACAGCAGTTGGGACGACCTGCTGGGCACCGGCGAGAACCAGCCGGTGACCATCCAGGGCCAACTGTCGGGCCGCACCGCGGTCGTCCAGTCGCTCTCCACCGAGCACGTCCGCGACACCGGGGCGACCGGTCGGGCGCCCGAGCAGTCCGGCCGGCTGGAGAAGGTCCGGCTGCCCGGCGCGAGCACCGGGCTGACCACCGAGGGGTACGTCTACCTGCCGCCCGAGTACTTCCAGTCCGCCTACCAGGGCAGGCGGTTCCCCGCCGAGATCGCCATCACCGGGTTCCCCGGCGACGCGAAGAACCTGGTCAGCAAGCTCAACTACCCGTCCGTGCAGCTGAAGCTGGTCCAGCAGGGCAAGGCCAAGCCGACCGTGCTGGTGCTGATGCGGCCCTCCCCGGCGATGCCCCGCGACACCGAGTGCGAGGACGTGCCGGGCGGCCCGCAGGCCGACCGGTACTTCAGCGCGGACGTGCCGGCCGCGCTGCGCGCCACCTACCGGATCGCGGACGGGCCGGGCAGCCTCGGCGTGATCGGCAACTCCACCGGCGGCTACTGCGCGCTGAAGCTGGCGATGCGCCACCCCGACGTGTTCGCCGCCGGGGTGTCGATGTCCGGCTACTACAAGGCCGCCGAGGACGCGACCACCGGCGACCTGTTCGGCGGCGACCAGGGCCGCCGCGACCAGGCCGACCTGGAGTGGCGGCTGGCCCACCTGCCCGCGCCCGCGACCGCGCTGCTGGTCGGCGGCAGCCGGGAGGGCGACGGCGACTACCACGAGCAGACCGAGCGGTTCCGGGCCGCTGCCAAGGGCAGCGCCACCAAGGTCGCCGTGATCACCCTGGACAGCGGCGGCCACAACTTCACCACCTGGTCCCGGATGCTGCCCGCCTCGCTCGGCTGGCTCTCCGACCACCTCGCCGCCCCGGCCTGA
- a CDS encoding 1,4-dihydroxy-6-naphthoate synthase, producing MAEPLSVAYSPCPNDTFVFHAWAHGLVPGAAAPEVRFADIDVTNGLAERGELDVLKISYGQLPWVLDEYALLPCGGALGRGCGPLVLTAGPLAAAELAGRRVAVPSERSTAYLLFRLWAAEAVPGGFGEIVVLPFHEIMPAVRDGRVDAGLVIHEARFTYQRYGLHRLADMGEAWESATGLPIPLGAIVARRSLGAERLRELADTVRASVRAAWADPAASREYVLAHAQEMDPDVADQHIGLYVNEFTADLGADGYAAVRGLLTRAAEQGLVPAVDPGALAFG from the coding sequence ATGGCCGAGCCGCTCAGCGTCGCGTACTCGCCCTGCCCGAACGACACCTTCGTCTTCCACGCCTGGGCGCACGGCCTGGTCCCGGGCGCGGCCGCGCCCGAGGTGCGGTTCGCCGACATCGACGTCACCAACGGGCTGGCCGAGCGCGGCGAACTGGACGTCCTGAAGATCTCGTACGGGCAGCTGCCCTGGGTGCTGGACGAGTACGCGCTGCTGCCGTGCGGCGGCGCGCTGGGCCGGGGCTGCGGGCCGCTGGTGCTGACGGCCGGCCCGCTGGCGGCGGCCGAGCTGGCCGGGCGGCGGGTGGCGGTGCCGAGCGAGCGCTCGACGGCGTACCTGCTGTTCCGGCTGTGGGCGGCGGAGGCGGTGCCGGGCGGGTTCGGCGAGATCGTGGTGCTGCCGTTCCACGAGATCATGCCGGCCGTGCGGGACGGCCGGGTGGACGCCGGACTGGTCATCCACGAGGCCCGGTTCACCTACCAGCGCTACGGCCTGCACCGGCTGGCCGACATGGGCGAGGCGTGGGAGTCGGCCACCGGCCTGCCGATCCCGCTGGGCGCGATCGTCGCCCGCCGCTCGCTCGGCGCCGAGCGGCTGCGCGAACTCGCCGACACCGTGCGGGCGTCGGTGCGCGCGGCGTGGGCCGACCCGGCGGCCAGCCGGGAGTACGTGCTGGCGCACGCCCAGGAGATGGACCCGGACGTCGCCGACCAGCACATCGGCCTGTACGTCAACGAGTTCACCGCCGACCTCGGCGCGGACGGCTACGCGGCCGTCCGCGGCCTGCTCACCCGGGCCGCCGAGCAGGGACTCGTCCCCGCCGTCGACCCGGGCGCGCTGGCCTTCGGCTGA
- a CDS encoding HAD family hydrolase: MALTVGFDLDMTLLDTRPGIKATYQVLAAETGTAIDADLAVSRLGPPLAHELANWFPAERVAAVADRYRELYVEHAIAPTVELPGALAAVAAVRAAGGRVVVITGKWEPNARRHLDSLGLEVDALVGDLWAETKGEALRAHGVGVYVGDHLGDIRGARAADAVAVGVATGPYGPAELAAAGADAVLRDLTEFPAWLAGHLA, from the coding sequence ATGGCTCTCACCGTCGGCTTCGACCTCGACATGACGCTCCTCGACACCCGCCCCGGCATCAAGGCCACCTACCAGGTGCTGGCCGCCGAGACCGGCACCGCGATCGACGCCGACCTGGCGGTCAGCCGGCTCGGCCCGCCGCTGGCGCACGAGCTGGCCAACTGGTTCCCGGCGGAGCGGGTGGCGGCGGTCGCCGACCGCTACCGCGAGCTGTACGTCGAGCACGCGATCGCGCCGACCGTCGAACTGCCCGGCGCGCTGGCCGCGGTGGCGGCGGTCCGGGCGGCGGGCGGCCGGGTGGTGGTGATCACCGGCAAGTGGGAGCCGAACGCCCGCCGCCACCTGGACAGCCTCGGGCTGGAGGTGGACGCGCTGGTCGGCGACCTGTGGGCGGAGACCAAGGGCGAGGCGCTGCGGGCGCACGGCGTGGGCGTCTACGTGGGCGACCACCTGGGCGACATCCGCGGCGCCCGGGCGGCGGACGCCGTCGCGGTCGGGGTGGCCACCGGCCCGTACGGCCCGGCGGAGCTGGCGGCGGCGGGCGCCGACGCGGTGCTGCGCGACCTCACCGAGTTCCCGGCCTGGCTGGCCGGCCACCTGGCGTAG
- a CDS encoding MFS transporter: MAPGEPEADATCPTVRQDGPPATSTEADAGTEADAGTDAPTVRARGFWARGASAAGARTGRVVHGTGRRIRRATSAEGAGESGLAKLIELHALNSFGDMLITVALASTIFFSVPTGEARGRVALYLLITMAPFAVLAPVIGPLLDRLPNGRRSAMAMSMLARAALAWVMAGAVTGGGLALYPEALGVLVASKAYGVVRSVVVPRLLPARLSLVKANSRVTLAGLLATLVAGGVGGLLHLIGPGWPLRGAFVVFVIGTLMAFHLPHQVDSAKGEQRAELHAEPHAEPHRARPKGVLRAVGPSVVMALRGVAALRWLVGFLVMFLAFLIRREPPDGLPGTVALGIVAAAAGLGNALGSVLGSWLRTRGSEVTVTAVLALATAAAGAAALWYGVVTAAVVAGVAGMAASLGKLALDALIQRDVPEAVRTSAFARSETVLQLSWVAGGAVGISLPLEPVLGMAVAASVMTLMLLWTLRSLLRVGPRRSAARPRAA, encoded by the coding sequence GTGGCCCCCGGCGAGCCGGAGGCGGATGCCACCTGTCCGACGGTCCGTCAGGACGGCCCGCCCGCCACGAGCACGGAGGCGGACGCGGGCACGGAGGCGGACGCGGGCACGGACGCCCCGACCGTGCGGGCCCGCGGCTTCTGGGCCCGGGGCGCGTCGGCGGCGGGGGCGCGCACCGGCCGGGTGGTGCACGGGACGGGCCGCCGGATCCGGCGGGCGACGTCGGCGGAGGGCGCGGGCGAGTCGGGCCTGGCGAAGCTGATCGAGCTGCACGCGCTGAACTCGTTCGGCGACATGCTGATCACGGTGGCACTGGCGTCCACCATCTTCTTCTCGGTGCCGACCGGCGAGGCCCGCGGCCGGGTCGCGCTGTACCTGCTGATCACGATGGCGCCGTTCGCGGTGCTCGCCCCGGTGATCGGCCCGCTGCTGGACCGGCTGCCGAACGGCCGCCGGTCGGCGATGGCGATGTCGATGCTGGCCCGGGCCGCGCTGGCCTGGGTGATGGCGGGGGCGGTGACCGGCGGCGGGCTGGCGCTGTACCCGGAGGCGCTGGGCGTGCTGGTGGCGTCCAAGGCGTACGGGGTGGTGCGCAGCGTGGTGGTGCCGCGGCTGCTGCCGGCCCGGCTGTCGCTGGTGAAGGCGAACTCGCGGGTGACGCTGGCGGGTCTGCTGGCGACGCTGGTGGCGGGCGGGGTGGGCGGGCTGCTGCACCTGATCGGTCCCGGCTGGCCGCTGCGCGGGGCGTTCGTGGTGTTCGTGATCGGCACCCTGATGGCCTTCCACCTGCCGCACCAGGTGGACTCGGCCAAGGGCGAGCAGCGCGCGGAGCTGCACGCCGAGCCGCACGCCGAGCCGCACCGGGCGCGGCCGAAGGGCGTGCTGCGGGCGGTCGGGCCCTCGGTGGTGATGGCGCTGCGCGGGGTGGCGGCGCTGCGCTGGCTGGTCGGGTTCCTGGTGATGTTCCTGGCGTTCCTGATCCGCCGGGAGCCGCCGGACGGCCTGCCGGGCACGGTGGCGCTGGGCATCGTCGCGGCGGCGGCCGGCCTGGGCAACGCGCTGGGCTCGGTGCTGGGTTCGTGGCTGCGCACCCGGGGCTCGGAGGTGACGGTGACGGCGGTGCTGGCGCTGGCGACGGCGGCGGCGGGCGCGGCGGCGCTCTGGTACGGGGTGGTGACGGCGGCGGTGGTGGCGGGCGTCGCGGGGATGGCGGCCTCGCTGGGCAAGCTGGCGCTGGACGCGCTGATCCAGCGGGACGTGCCGGAGGCGGTGCGGACCTCGGCGTTCGCCCGGTCGGAGACGGTGCTGCAGCTGAGCTGGGTGGCGGGCGGCGCGGTGGGCATCTCGCTGCCGCTGGAGCCGGTGCTGGGGATGGCGGTGGCGGCGTCGGTGATGACGCTGATGCTGCTGTGGACGCTCCGCTCGCTGCTGCGGGTCGGCCCGCGCCGCTCGGCGGCCCGCCCCCGGGCGGCCTGA
- a CDS encoding futalosine hydrolase produces MTAERTDKQPGPAAGLLVVVAVEAEAEAVRRGLGPGSGAVVLAAGVGPAAAAAGTAAELAAGRYGLVLSAGIAGGFAPAAPLGSLVVADAVLAADLGAETPDGFADVTELGFGTVRHPVPPGLVAALAAATGGAVGEVLTVSTVTGSAARAEALRRRHPRALAEAMEGFGVAEAAARRGLAAGELRAVSNAVGPRDRASWRIGDALAALERAFAALPPLPHLLKEV; encoded by the coding sequence ATGACCGCTGAGCGCACCGACAAGCAGCCCGGCCCCGCCGCCGGGCTGCTCGTCGTCGTCGCCGTGGAGGCGGAGGCCGAGGCGGTCCGGCGCGGGCTGGGCCCGGGCTCGGGGGCCGTGGTGCTGGCGGCCGGGGTCGGCCCGGCGGCCGCGGCGGCGGGGACGGCGGCGGAGCTGGCGGCCGGCCGGTACGGGCTGGTGCTGTCGGCGGGCATCGCGGGCGGTTTCGCGCCCGCCGCGCCGCTCGGGTCGCTGGTGGTGGCGGACGCCGTGCTGGCGGCCGACCTGGGCGCCGAGACGCCGGACGGCTTCGCGGACGTCACCGAGCTGGGCTTCGGCACCGTCCGGCACCCGGTGCCGCCGGGCCTGGTGGCGGCGCTGGCCGCGGCCACCGGCGGGGCGGTCGGCGAGGTGCTGACGGTCTCCACGGTGACCGGTTCGGCGGCGCGCGCCGAGGCGCTGAGGAGGCGTCACCCGCGGGCGCTGGCCGAGGCGATGGAGGGTTTCGGGGTGGCCGAGGCGGCCGCCCGCCGGGGGCTCGCGGCCGGTGAGCTGCGGGCCGTGTCCAACGCCGTCGGGCCGCGCGACCGCGCGTCCTGGCGGATCGGCGACGCGCTGGCGGCCCTGGAGCGGGCCTTCGCCGCGCTGCCGCCGCTGCCGCACCTGCTCAAGGAGGTCTGA
- a CDS encoding DUF3027 domain-containing protein, whose product MRSRTPDRLCAEAVDLARQAVVDSVGEAVVGPHVKASADAERVVTHTFECLDPAYRGWHWAVTVARAPRAKNVTLDEVALLPGQGAVLAPQWVPWSERLLPGDLGPGDLLPTGADDLRLEPGWTGEDEIAPNSALAEADEDDEPADGVQPAPARAEIGAIAGELGLGRPRVLSRRGLHQAAERWETAYGPQTPMAQSAPASCDTCGFLVPIGGSLGQAFGVCGNEFGPADGQVVSLAYGCGAHSEAAVLPAPPVPSELILDETVVEPLPLHPDRASGSVEPDAPAEELGHA is encoded by the coding sequence ATGCGAAGCCGTACCCCTGACCGGCTCTGTGCAGAGGCCGTCGACCTCGCCCGCCAGGCAGTGGTGGACAGCGTCGGAGAGGCCGTCGTCGGCCCCCACGTGAAGGCGAGCGCGGACGCCGAGCGCGTCGTCACCCACACCTTCGAGTGCCTCGACCCGGCGTACCGGGGCTGGCACTGGGCGGTCACCGTCGCCCGCGCCCCGCGCGCCAAGAACGTGACCCTGGACGAGGTCGCGCTGCTGCCCGGACAGGGCGCCGTGCTCGCCCCGCAGTGGGTGCCGTGGAGCGAGCGCCTGCTCCCCGGCGACCTCGGCCCCGGCGACCTGCTGCCCACCGGCGCCGACGACCTGCGGCTGGAGCCCGGCTGGACCGGCGAGGACGAGATCGCCCCCAACTCGGCGCTCGCCGAGGCCGACGAGGACGACGAGCCCGCCGACGGCGTCCAGCCCGCGCCCGCCCGCGCCGAGATCGGCGCGATCGCCGGGGAGCTCGGCCTCGGCCGCCCCCGGGTGCTCTCCCGGCGCGGCCTGCACCAGGCCGCCGAACGCTGGGAGACCGCGTACGGCCCGCAGACGCCGATGGCGCAGTCCGCCCCCGCCTCCTGCGACACCTGCGGCTTCCTCGTCCCGATCGGCGGCTCGCTCGGCCAGGCGTTCGGCGTCTGCGGCAACGAGTTCGGCCCCGCCGACGGCCAGGTCGTCTCGCTCGCCTACGGCTGCGGCGCGCACTCCGAGGCCGCCGTGCTGCCCGCCCCGCCCGTCCCCAGCGAGCTGATCCTCGACGAGACCGTCGTCGAACCCCTCCCGCTGCACCCCGACCGCGCCTCCGGCTCGGTCGAACCGGACGCGCCCGCCGAGGAACTCGGCCACGCCTGA
- a CDS encoding sacsin N-terminal ATP-binding-like domain-containing protein, whose amino-acid sequence MESRIIGNAASPEEPDVFDTAGLRHTVLAAWTAAPARFREDANAEEELALGGYRDRLIVELAQNAADAAARAGTAGRLRLTLRDGVLAAANTGAPLDAAGVASLSTLRASAKREGERAVVGRFGVGFAAVLAVSDEPAVLGHTGGVRWSLTDARALVAEIPELTEELTRREGHLPVLRVPFAAEGEAPEGYHTVVVLPLRDAAAEDLTRRLLAEVDDALLLTLPGLAEVVVDTPEGVRVLTRTEHPQRPEQLPAVTITDDGRATTWQTVSAAGTAAPELLADRTTEERARPHWTLTWAVPVDEAGRPQRPRTTPVVHAPTPSDEPLGVPALLIASYPLDPTRRHVAPGPLTDFLTERAADAYAELLRARGADPGSLDLVPAPLGQGALDNALRAAVLARLPETPFLPHPPGTEEGTPALRPRDAVVLEGADHSVVEALAPIFPGLLPAGLERRTELRVLGVRRTPLAEVVDQLGGLDREPAWWRGLYAALAGADPEALGALPVPLADGRTITGPRRVLLPSDAADWAGYEGYPEALAEALDLLDLRLAHPDAAHPLLARLGAATATPAGVLDTPEVRAAVARSLELGEDDYDAAVDLADAVLALVKAAAPAAGEHPWLARLALPDDEGELARAGELLLPDSPLAHLVDEDEAAFVDDDLLERWGPEVLAAAGALTAFTLVRAEDVVLDPDDLERLDPTAPADRAAGGAPTGLIDEAPDGLADWCEDALESLHADDAGELGVPPVAAELLAVRDLDLVADDAWPEALALLAQPPYRDAVVTPVRTLLPDGSYTDLPPYTAWWLRDHPVLDGREPAGLRAAGADPLLRGLYDEARTTLDPQFLHALGVRTTLNALLAEPHGPDELIDRLTDPLSEVSHRQLHGIYSLLAALPAERVEPLDVVRALAPLDGATGRRDDRTVIVDAADAVVADAPDLVELLHGHAVLPVHPLLAPALAERLHVSLASEVAGGRVLSEGTLHRTPAVVRELLPGCPAVYEEHEELLVVGPDGEEAHVAWRWDTGVAAPELPYDPEEAEAADEDDEFDVPPVPGLLHAATPEGLAAGLAWSVHQWHRRFEVLAALTEPDRAYELLAARDYE is encoded by the coding sequence GTGGAGTCTCGGATCATCGGCAACGCGGCGTCCCCCGAGGAACCGGACGTCTTCGACACGGCCGGGCTGCGGCACACCGTCCTCGCGGCGTGGACGGCCGCGCCCGCCAGGTTCCGCGAGGACGCCAACGCCGAGGAGGAGCTCGCGCTCGGCGGCTACCGCGACCGGCTGATCGTCGAACTCGCCCAGAACGCCGCCGACGCGGCCGCCCGGGCCGGCACCGCCGGACGGCTCCGGCTGACCCTGCGCGACGGCGTCCTCGCCGCCGCCAACACCGGCGCCCCGCTGGACGCGGCCGGCGTCGCCTCGCTCTCCACCCTGCGCGCCTCCGCCAAGCGCGAGGGCGAGCGGGCCGTGGTCGGCCGGTTCGGCGTCGGCTTCGCCGCCGTGCTGGCCGTCAGCGACGAGCCCGCCGTGCTCGGGCACACCGGCGGCGTCCGCTGGTCGCTCACCGACGCCCGCGCGCTGGTCGCCGAAATCCCGGAGCTCACCGAGGAGTTGACCCGGCGCGAGGGCCACCTGCCGGTGCTCCGGGTGCCGTTCGCCGCCGAGGGCGAAGCCCCCGAGGGCTACCACACCGTGGTCGTCCTGCCACTGCGCGACGCCGCCGCCGAGGACCTCACCCGCCGGCTGCTCGCCGAGGTCGACGACGCCCTGCTGCTCACCCTGCCCGGCCTCGCCGAGGTGGTCGTCGACACCCCCGAGGGCGTCCGCGTCCTCACCCGCACCGAGCACCCGCAGCGCCCCGAGCAGCTGCCCGCCGTCACCATCACCGACGACGGCCGCGCCACCACCTGGCAGACCGTCAGCGCGGCCGGCACCGCCGCCCCCGAACTCCTCGCCGACCGCACCACCGAGGAACGCGCCCGCCCGCACTGGACGCTCACCTGGGCCGTCCCGGTCGACGAGGCCGGCCGGCCGCAGCGCCCGCGCACCACCCCCGTCGTGCACGCCCCCACGCCCAGCGACGAACCGCTCGGCGTGCCCGCGCTGCTGATCGCCTCCTACCCGCTCGACCCGACCCGGCGGCACGTCGCGCCCGGCCCGCTCACCGACTTCCTCACCGAGCGCGCCGCCGACGCCTACGCCGAACTGCTGCGCGCCCGCGGCGCCGACCCCGGCTCGCTCGACCTCGTCCCCGCCCCGCTCGGCCAGGGCGCCCTCGACAACGCGCTGCGCGCCGCCGTGCTCGCCCGACTGCCCGAGACGCCCTTCCTGCCGCACCCGCCCGGCACCGAGGAGGGCACCCCCGCGCTGCGCCCGCGCGACGCCGTCGTGCTGGAGGGCGCCGACCACTCGGTGGTCGAGGCGCTCGCCCCGATCTTCCCCGGCCTGCTCCCGGCCGGCCTGGAGCGCCGCACCGAACTGCGCGTCCTCGGGGTGCGCCGCACCCCGCTCGCCGAGGTGGTCGACCAGCTCGGCGGCCTGGACCGCGAACCCGCCTGGTGGCGCGGCCTGTACGCGGCGCTGGCCGGCGCCGACCCGGAGGCCCTCGGCGCGCTGCCCGTCCCGCTCGCCGACGGCCGCACGATCACCGGCCCGCGCCGCGTCCTGCTGCCCTCCGACGCCGCCGACTGGGCCGGCTACGAGGGCTACCCCGAGGCCCTCGCCGAGGCCCTCGACCTGCTCGACCTGCGCCTGGCCCACCCCGACGCCGCGCACCCGCTGCTGGCCCGGCTCGGCGCCGCCACCGCCACCCCCGCCGGCGTGCTGGACACCCCCGAGGTGCGGGCCGCCGTCGCCCGCTCGCTGGAACTCGGCGAGGACGACTACGACGCCGCCGTCGACCTCGCCGACGCCGTCCTCGCCCTGGTCAAGGCCGCCGCCCCGGCCGCCGGCGAACACCCCTGGCTGGCCCGCCTCGCCCTCCCCGACGACGAGGGCGAACTCGCCCGGGCCGGCGAACTCCTGCTCCCCGACAGCCCGCTGGCCCACCTGGTCGACGAGGACGAGGCCGCCTTCGTCGACGACGACCTGCTGGAGCGCTGGGGCCCCGAGGTGCTGGCCGCGGCCGGCGCGCTCACCGCCTTCACCCTCGTCCGCGCCGAGGACGTCGTCCTCGACCCCGACGACCTGGAGCGCCTCGACCCCACCGCCCCCGCCGACCGCGCCGCCGGCGGCGCCCCCACCGGCCTGATCGACGAGGCCCCCGACGGCCTCGCCGACTGGTGCGAGGACGCCCTCGAATCCCTGCACGCCGACGACGCCGGGGAGTTGGGCGTCCCGCCGGTCGCCGCCGAACTGCTCGCCGTCCGCGACCTCGACCTGGTCGCCGACGACGCCTGGCCCGAAGCCCTCGCCCTGCTCGCCCAGCCCCCCTACCGGGACGCCGTGGTCACCCCGGTGCGCACCCTGCTGCCCGACGGCAGCTACACCGACCTGCCCCCGTACACCGCCTGGTGGCTGCGCGACCACCCCGTCCTGGACGGCCGCGAACCCGCCGGGCTGCGCGCCGCCGGCGCCGACCCGCTGCTGCGCGGCCTCTACGACGAGGCCAGGACCACGCTCGACCCGCAGTTCCTGCACGCGCTCGGCGTCCGCACCACGCTGAACGCGCTGCTCGCCGAACCGCACGGCCCCGACGAGCTGATCGACCGGCTCACCGACCCGCTCTCCGAGGTCAGCCACCGCCAACTGCACGGCATCTACAGCCTGTTGGCGGCCCTCCCGGCCGAGCGCGTCGAACCCCTGGACGTCGTCCGGGCGCTGGCCCCGCTGGACGGCGCCACCGGGCGCCGGGACGACCGCACCGTCATCGTCGACGCCGCCGACGCGGTCGTCGCCGACGCCCCCGACCTGGTCGAACTGCTGCACGGCCACGCCGTGCTGCCCGTCCACCCGCTGCTCGCCCCCGCGCTCGCCGAACGGCTGCACGTCTCGCTGGCCAGCGAGGTGGCCGGCGGCCGGGTGCTCTCCGAGGGCACCCTGCACCGCACCCCCGCCGTGGTCCGCGAACTGCTGCCCGGCTGCCCCGCCGTCTACGAGGAGCACGAGGAACTGCTGGTCGTCGGCCCCGACGGCGAGGAGGCCCACGTCGCCTGGCGCTGGGACACCGGGGTGGCCGCCCCCGAGCTCCCCTACGACCCGGAGGAGGCCGAAGCCGCCGACGAGGACGACGAGTTCGACGTCCCGCCGGTCCCCGGCCTGCTGCACGCCGCCACCCCCGAGGGCCTCGCCGCCGGCCTCGCCTGGTCGGTCCACCAGTGGCACCGCCGCTTCGAGGTCCTGGCCGCCCTCACCGAACCCGACCGCGCCTACGAGCTGCTCGCGGCCCGCGACTACGAGTAG
- a CDS encoding cold-shock protein — protein sequence MPTGQVKWFNETKGYGFLSRDDGGEVFVHTKALPAGVTTLRPGQRVEFGVAAGHRGDQAMSVQLLDALPSVAAAQRKSADDMAPIVQDLITKLDSVLPGLQRGRYPGKPEGQKIAMVLRAIADQFDV from the coding sequence ATGCCCACCGGCCAGGTCAAGTGGTTCAACGAGACGAAGGGCTACGGCTTCCTGTCGCGCGACGACGGCGGCGAGGTGTTCGTCCACACCAAGGCGCTGCCCGCGGGCGTCACCACGCTCCGTCCGGGCCAGCGGGTCGAGTTCGGCGTCGCCGCGGGGCACCGCGGCGACCAGGCGATGAGCGTCCAACTGCTCGACGCGCTGCCCTCGGTGGCCGCCGCCCAGCGCAAGAGCGCCGACGACATGGCCCCGATCGTCCAGGACCTGATCACCAAGCTGGACAGCGTGCTGCCCGGCCTGCAGCGCGGCCGCTACCCGGGCAAGCCGGAGGGGCAGAAGATCGCCATGGTGCTGCGCGCCATCGCCGACCAGTTCGACGTCTGA